DNA sequence from the Acidothermus cellulolyticus 11B genome:
CGAGCGGCCGATGGTTGGGCGGCAACCGGAACGTGTCGCCGCCCAACCACCAGGGAACTTTCAGGACGCCCGCTAAGGTCGAACCCACCGCAGCCTCGACGAGTGAAGGACCGCGAAGCAGCGCAGGGACCCTCCGGTACGCCCGCTAACGCGGAGCACTGCGGTCGAGGGCATCACGGGAATTGCGGGTGCGCCGGGCCTTGCGGGTGATGGACGAACGCCGGAGACTCCACACCGAATTGGTATGTCGTCGTTGAGCGGAAGGTTTCTCCCGGATTCAGCACGACCGACGGCCAGCCCGGCTGTCCGATGTGGTGCGGGCTGTCGGGGTAGTGCTGCGTTTCGAGGGTGAATCCGTCGGTCTGCCGGTAGGCTCGGCCCGACGTACCGATGAGATCACCGACGAGGAAGTTCCCGCTGTAGAACTGAACGCCAGGCTGGTCGGTGAACGTCCACAACGCGATACCTGTGCTCGGTGCAAACGCCGTAGCCGCAAGTCGGTAGCCGGTTCCGTTGATGACCCAGTTGAAGTCGTATCCGTGGGCCATCTGCAGCTCCTGATACGCCTGACCACCGCTATCCGGGAGATCTGTGCGCCGAATCATGTCACCGATCCGGTGCAGCGTGCGGAAGTCAAAAGGTGTACCGGCGACCGGCACGAATGCTCCGGTGGGAATCAGGACGTTGTCCGTCGGCAGATAGCTATCGGCGTTTATCTGAAGGTATTGGTCGAACACGCTGCCGTTGCCTTCTCCCGCCAGATTGAAGTACGTGTGGTTGGTGAAGTTGACGACCGTCGGCGCTGTTGTCGTCGCTTCATATGTGATCATCAAGGCATTCGCGTCGGTCAACGTGTATGTCACGGTGTTGTGGACGGTGCCGGGAAATCCGTTCTTGCCGTCTGGATCCGTGTAGCTGAGCCGAAGGGCCACGTACCCGGGACCGGTGGTCGGCGCAGCGGACCAGACCTGCGTGTTATAGGAGTCCGGACCACCGTGCAGGGTGTTTGGACCGTTGTTCGCGGGCAGCGTATACGTTGTGCCATTGAGGGTAAACGAGGCGTTGGCGATCCGATTGGCGTACCGGCCGATAATGGCGCCGAAGTACGTATCGCCCGAGCCTCCTGACAGCGGCCAGGGTTGATGTTCGAAGTCGTTCACGTAGTCGTCGAGATTCGCGAACCCCAATGCGACATTCACGAGATGGCGGCTGCGGTCCGGTACCCAGATTGACTGGACCACGCCGCCGTAATTGCTGATTTTCACCATCATTCCGTTGTCATTGGTCAACGTGAAGAGATCGACGGGCTGTCCATCCGCGGTTCCCCAGGGGACGCTGGTGATACTCAGGTGCCCGTGTCCGCTTCCGAAATGATGCACGGGCAACGCGTGGGTCGCTGACGCTCCCACCGGACTAGCGACGGCGGCCAACGCGAGTCCGCCCGCCGCTGCGAAGACAAAAGTTCTCCGCCGCGTCAGTGTGAAAGACATACACACCCTCCTTTCCACGCGCCGGCATCGGCAGCCGAAACACCCTTCGGCGACCGAGGCCGCGTTGACGACGGAGTTGACTGTAGACGGATGTTAGCGTTCACACAAGATGTTGGCGTTGATTTCTTTACCCGATCGGAGATTGCGCAACGATGGAGGCGTCCCCGGTGATGAGATCGATATGTCCGGTGGCGGAAGGAAAAGACCTGGTTATCGGATCTCTCACGGAGGCTCACTCGTAGTGTCTTGGCGGGACAACACGGGTTGCCGAACGCGCCGAGTTATTCCCCGTAACAGAATGTGACGGACGAGATTATGTGAGCGATAACTTCCTCTGTCCCTGCCTGCGCCGGTGACAGCCCCGCGCATCGACTCCTCGAGGCCTGGTGGTCGTTGCGCCCGATGGTCGGGTGAATGCGGCACTCGAAGCCTGGTGGTCGTTGCACCTGGCGGTTCGGCACATGCGCCTCCTGGCGTCGCCGGCGTCGCTACCGCCACCGCGTCGTCGCGGCTGACGATCGCGCGCGCTCCCCAGCTGTCGGCGCGCCACCGCTCCGGAGGACTGCGTGAACTCCCCGGCTGGACGGGTCGGCGTCGGCGAGCACGGGAGGTGCGCTCCGCTCGCCGGGTCCCCGCACGCCTGGACGGGTCGCGCAATCATGACTCAGGCGTGAAACGCCGCGAGCGGGACCGATAGTCAACCGGTGGTCACGCGTGGGATCTGATCCCATCGGGCAGGGCGGCTGCCATCACGCTGCCTTGATAGCGCGCGGTCGCCACACAGTTGGTGATCGCCGGAAGACATGGTCGATCGGCCGGCGATCCGACGATCGCCGCATACGGCATCAGCGAAATGCTCAAGTCAGCCGGCGGCCCAGCCGTAGAAGGAGGTGAGTACGGCACCCGCCGCGGGTGCTCGTTGGGAGGTCCCGGTGGATCTGGGTACCGTGCCGATCGGCGACGCTGCTCATGCCGAGGGCGGAATCGCCGAATTAGCTGCCGCCCTCGAGTCCATTGAGAGCCGACTGGCCGGGCAGACGTCCGAACTGGTCCGGCTCCGCCGCGCGAACGAACTCAACCAGGCCCTGCTCGACCTGCATGTCGCCTGCACGCGGCAGCGCAGCATCGCGGGGACCGCGCGCCAGATCGGTGCCGTGGCGTCGGCAATGCTCCGATCGCCGGTTGTCGCGGTCAGCGCGTTCGAGCCGACTCGGCTCAAGCCGCACGTCGGAGTCGCGATCGGTGACGGGCTCGTCAACGAAGAGCATCTCGCGACGGTGGCGACACAGCTGGTCGGTGACGCAGAGTTCGCCTGGATGCGCACCGAGAACCGGCTCGCGGTGCTGAGCCTTGAGGGATGCGGACCGTCCGGTGCAACGCTGCTCGCCGAGTTGCATGCTGAGCGGGCTCTTCTCGTGCCGCTCTTCGGCCAAGGAGAGTTCGTGGGCTGTATCGCTGCGAAGCTGCCCAAGAGCGCCTCGGTCGTCGACGATATGGGTCTGTTCGAAGCGGCGGCTTCGCTCCAGGGTCACGCCGGCGAACTCCTGCACCTCGCCCTCGTTCTCGATGAACTGCGCCGGCGGGCCTTGCACGACGCGGTGACCGGACTGCCGAATCTCGCCGTTTTCGAGCAGCGGCTCGTCCGCGCGCTCGCCCGGCGGGCTGCTCACCAGGACGGGCATCGCGAGGTTGCGGTCATTTTGCTGCAAGTGCTCGGCGTCGGGCGGATCACCGACGCGCACGGCGCGACCGGCGTCCAGGCGGTGCTCCGCGAAATCGCGAGCCGGCTTCTTGAGATCGCACCCGAACACGACCTTGGTCACCTCGGCGCCAGTCATTTCGCCCTGATCGCACATGGTGAACCTGGCGCAGGAATCGATCTGGCCCGCACCGCGAGTGAGGCGGTGGAGACGCCGTTGGTATTGCCGTTCGGCACGGTCGAGGTGCGCTGCCACCTTGGGGTGGCGGTCGCCCGGGACGCCGATACGGCCGGTCATGTGATTCGCCGCGCGGAAACCGCGGCTCGGATCGCACGAACCACCGACGAGCATATTGTCGTCGACGAATAGGCAGCGTGCGGGCGACGAATTCTTTGTCGCCGAGTAGCGCGGGTTACGAATTCTCCGGCTCTAAATAGCGTTCAAGAAATGCGCGCTCTGCCGGGGTCACCCGACGCGGCCGCCCGGAGGAAAGGTCATACGGCACAAGAACGGTCAGCGCCTCGGCAAGCACCACCGGTTCAGGTTTCGCGAGCTGGTCCCGCATTTCGTACCGCAGCGTGAAGGAGGATGCGCGCACCTGCGCCGTCCACACGTCGATTTCAATCGGCTCCGGACGCCACGTCAACGGACGGCGGTAATCGATTTCGTGCCGGGCGACGACAACTCCCTTGATGAGGTCCGGCGCGTATTCTTGCGCATCGCCGGCGAACAGCATGCCGGTACGCGCCTCCTGCATGTAGGCGACGAAGGGTACGTTGTTGACGTGCCCGAAGGCGTCCATGTCGTCCCAGCGGATCTGGCAGCGAAAGGTGTACCGCATCGGCCGGCTCAGTCGCGGGTCAACCGGCGGTACGTCGTCCGGTGGGGCCGAGCGGCGTCCGGTCCGAGGCGTTCGACCTTGTTCTTCTCATACGCGTCGAAATTGCCTTCGAACCAGAACCACCGCGAATCGCCCTCCCACGCAAGGATGTGCGTCGCCACCCGGTCGAGAAACCACCGGTCGTGGCTCGTGATCACGGCACAGCCGGGAAATTCCGCCAGCGCCCGTTCCAGGCTTGCCAGGGTTTCGACGTCCAGGTCATTCGTCGGCTCGTCGAGGAGCAGCACGTTGCCGCCTTGCTTCAAGGTGAGGGCGAGGTTGAGGCGATTCCGCTCACCACCGGAGAATGCGGCAACCGGCTTCTGCTGGTCGCTGCCTTTGAACCCAAATGCCGCGATGTATGCGCGGCTCGGCACTTCGACATTGCCGACCTTGATGTAGTCCAGGCCGTCTGAGATCAGCTCCCACGCGGTTTTCTGCGGGTCGAGACCGGCGCGCGCCTGGTCGACGTACGCAAGCTTCACGGTCTCGCCGATGCGGATCGTCCCGGCGTCCGGCCGCTCCTCACCCACGATCATCCGGAAGAGGGTCGTCTTTCCGACGCCGTTCGGCCCGATGACACCGACGATTCCGTTGGGCGGAAGGGAGAATGAGAGGCCGTCGAAAAGCAGCTGATCGTCGTAGCCCTTGCGAAGGTTCTCCACTTCGACGACGACGCTGCCCAGCCGCGGACCCGGCGGTATCTGAATCTCCTCGAAGTCCAGCTTTCGATATTTTGCCGCCTCGGCCGCCATCTCTTCATAACGTGCGAGTCGGGCCCGGCTCTTCGCCTGACGCGCACGTGGACTCGACCGGACCCACTCGAGTTCCTCTTCCAGCCGCTTGCGCAGCTTGGCGTCTTTCTGACCCTCCACTTTGAGCCGAGCCGCCTTGGTCTCCAGGTAGGTCGTGTAATTGCCTTCGTACGGGTAGGTGCGGCCGCGGTCGATTTCCAGAATCCACTGCGCAACGTTCTCCAGGAAATACCGGTCGTGCGTCACCGCGATGACCGTACCGGGATATTTCTCAAGATGCTGCTCCAACCATTGCACGCTCTCAGCGTCCAGGTGGTTGGTGGGTTCGTCGAGCAGCAGGAGATCCGGTTGGGAGAGCAACAACCGGCAGAGTGCGACCCGGCGCCGCTCGCCCCCGGAGAGAACGCGGACGTCGGCATCAGGCGGCGGACAGCGCAAGGCGTCCATTGCCTGCTCGAGCCGGGAGTCGAGATCCCACGCGTTCAGGTGGTCCAACCTGGTCTGCAGGTCGCCGAGTTCAC
Encoded proteins:
- a CDS encoding aldose epimerase family protein, which gives rise to MSFTLTRRRTFVFAAAGGLALAAVASPVGASATHALPVHHFGSGHGHLSITSVPWGTADGQPVDLFTLTNDNGMMVKISNYGGVVQSIWVPDRSRHLVNVALGFANLDDYVNDFEHQPWPLSGGSGDTYFGAIIGRYANRIANASFTLNGTTYTLPANNGPNTLHGGPDSYNTQVWSAAPTTGPGYVALRLSYTDPDGKNGFPGTVHNTVTYTLTDANALMITYEATTTAPTVVNFTNHTYFNLAGEGNGSVFDQYLQINADSYLPTDNVLIPTGAFVPVAGTPFDFRTLHRIGDMIRRTDLPDSGGQAYQELQMAHGYDFNWVINGTGYRLAATAFAPSTGIALWTFTDQPGVQFYSGNFLVGDLIGTSGRAYRQTDGFTLETQHYPDSPHHIGQPGWPSVVLNPGETFRSTTTYQFGVESPAFVHHPQGPAHPQFP
- a CDS encoding GGDEF domain-containing protein is translated as MDLGTVPIGDAAHAEGGIAELAAALESIESRLAGQTSELVRLRRANELNQALLDLHVACTRQRSIAGTARQIGAVASAMLRSPVVAVSAFEPTRLKPHVGVAIGDGLVNEEHLATVATQLVGDAEFAWMRTENRLAVLSLEGCGPSGATLLAELHAERALLVPLFGQGEFVGCIAAKLPKSASVVDDMGLFEAAASLQGHAGELLHLALVLDELRRRALHDAVTGLPNLAVFEQRLVRALARRAAHQDGHREVAVILLQVLGVGRITDAHGATGVQAVLREIASRLLEIAPEHDLGHLGASHFALIAHGEPGAGIDLARTASEAVETPLVLPFGTVEVRCHLGVAVARDADTAGHVIRRAETAARIARTTDEHIVVDE
- a CDS encoding acyl-CoA thioesterase, which translates into the protein MRYTFRCQIRWDDMDAFGHVNNVPFVAYMQEARTGMLFAGDAQEYAPDLIKGVVVARHEIDYRRPLTWRPEPIEIDVWTAQVRASSFTLRYEMRDQLAKPEPVVLAEALTVLVPYDLSSGRPRRVTPAERAFLERYLEPENS
- the ettA gene encoding energy-dependent translational throttle protein EttA produces the protein MPEFIYVLRKARKAYGEKVILDDVTLAFLPGAKIGVVGPNGMGKSTLLKIMAGVEPLSNGEAYLAPGTTVGWLPQEPQLDESKTVLGNVEEGVAETKALLARFHEVSEALANPDADYDALLSELGDLQTRLDHLNAWDLDSRLEQAMDALRCPPPDADVRVLSGGERRRVALCRLLLSQPDLLLLDEPTNHLDAESVQWLEQHLEKYPGTVIAVTHDRYFLENVAQWILEIDRGRTYPYEGNYTTYLETKAARLKVEGQKDAKLRKRLEEELEWVRSSPRARQAKSRARLARYEEMAAEAAKYRKLDFEEIQIPPGPRLGSVVVEVENLRKGYDDQLLFDGLSFSLPPNGIVGVIGPNGVGKTTLFRMIVGEERPDAGTIRIGETVKLAYVDQARAGLDPQKTAWELISDGLDYIKVGNVEVPSRAYIAAFGFKGSDQQKPVAAFSGGERNRLNLALTLKQGGNVLLLDEPTNDLDVETLASLERALAEFPGCAVITSHDRWFLDRVATHILAWEGDSRWFWFEGNFDAYEKNKVERLGPDAARPHRTTYRRLTRD